In Antechinus flavipes isolate AdamAnt ecotype Samford, QLD, Australia chromosome 3, AdamAnt_v2, whole genome shotgun sequence, a genomic segment contains:
- the NTN5 gene encoding netrin-5: MESFSALENQREARTGQPGRLGDGRRRLDPYGGGRGRRRRVPWGRGWSGEGSPGYLRRVSKRWKRDTWGEARAPALASPTCPFGEAPRSGRRAEGGGSWAPGWGRWRRGPRGACSPDARLCLLQVQGHASMHLTFSLGLLVLFALGEGEHCSDAQGRARFCIPPTALLAWAGGSCSRAVNHSSSLSLALGGPFLLTSVHLRFCSQPAAHSVAGARVLATSSGEGAAGGPWWPLARLWSSGGPAAELTLRAQLGAAQHRPAVRLRVELGAPEALASVTVRGRCQCHGHAARCAARLQPPRCRCRHHTTGPGCESCLPSHQDWPWRPATPQQPFACQPCSCNLHARRCRFHAEVFRLSGGRSGGVCERCRHHTAGRHCHYCERGYWRDPQQPLSSRRACRACQCHPIGATGAQCNQTNGQCPCKPGVTGPSCDRCAAGYQQSRSIRLPCQRIPEITTTEATTPSVYTPDPTCQSLCNASEARVHMSLQQYCRQAYVLRAQVQSAEPSGPAWWRLKIRVLAVYKQRAEPLSAGAQDAWVPRADLLCGCLTLRPGNVYLLLGGPPEGPDPTRLVLDHRGRALPWRPQWAQTLRRRQREERAGGCS; encoded by the exons ATGGAATCATTTTCCGCGCTTGAAAACCAGAGGGAGGCCAGAACTGGGCAACCAGGCCGGCTGGGGGACGGGAGGAGGCGGCTGGATCCCTacgggggtgggagggggaggaggcgcCGGGTCCCCTGGGGGCGGGGCTGGTCTGGGGAAGGGTCTCCCGGGTACCTGAGAAGGGTCTctaaaagatggaaaagggaCACTTGGGGGGAAGCTAGGGCCCCCGCTCTAGCTTCCCCCACGTGTCCCTTTGGGGAAGCCCCTAGGTCTGGCCGGCGGGCCGAGGGCGGGGGTTCTTGGGCGCCGGGGTGGGGGAGGTGGCGCCGGGGGCCTCGGGGAGCGTGCTCCCCGGACGCCCGACTGTGTCTCCTCCAGGTCCAAGGCCACGCCAGCATGCACCTGACTTTCTCCCTCGGTCTGCTCGTCCTCTtcgccctgggggagggggagcactGCTCGGACGCCCAGGGCCGAGCCCGCTTCTGCATCCCCCCGACCGCCCTCCTGGCCTGGGCTGGGGGCTCGTGCAGCCGAGCGGTCAACCACAGCAGCAGCCTGAGCCTGGCCCTCGGGGGCCCCTTCCTCCTGACCTCGGTCCACCTGCGCTTCTGCTCCCAACCCGCCGCCCACTCGGTGGCGGGAGCCCGGGTCCTGGCCACGTCGAGCGGCGAGGGCGCCGCGGGGGGCCCCTGGTGGCCCTTGGCCAGGCTCTGGAGCTCGGGGGGCCCGGCCGCCGAGCTGACCCTGCGCGCCCAGCTCGGCGCCGCCCAGCACCGGCCGGCGGTCCGTCTGCGCGTGGAGCTGGGGGCCCCGGAGGCGCTGGCGTCCGTGACCGTGCGCGGCCGGTGTCAGTGTCACGGCCACGCCGCCCGCTGCGCCGCCCGCCTCCAGCCCCCACGCTGCCGCTGCCGCCACCACACCACGGGGCCCGGGTGCGAAAGCTGCCTTCCGTCTCACCAGGACTGGCCCTGGAGGCCCGCCACCCCCCAGCAGCCGTTCGCGTGTCAGC cctgcTCCTGCAATCTGCACGCGCGACGCTGTCGCTTCCACGCCGAGGTGTTCCGGCTGTCGGGAGGACGGAGCGGGGGCGTCTGCGAACGCTGTCGCCACCACACCGCGGGCCGCCACTGCCACTACTGCGAGCGGGGCTACTGGCGGGACCCCCAGCAGCCCCTCTCCAGCCGCAGAGCCTGCCGGG CCTGCCAGTGCCACCCAATCGGTGCAACCGGGGCCCAGTGCAACCAGACCAACGGACAGTGTCCCTGCAAGCCGGGAGTGACTGGCCCCTCCTGTGACCGCTGCGCTGCCGGCTACCAGCAGAGTCGTTCTATCCGTCTGCCTTGTCAAC GGATCCCAGAGATAACAACCACAGAGGCCACGACCCCTAGTGTCTACACTCCAG ACCCGACGTGTCAGAGCCTCTGCAACGCGTCAGAAGCTCGAGTTCACATGAGTCTGCAGCAGTACTGCCGCCAGGCCTACG TTCTTCGAGCTCAGGTGCAATCCGCCGAACCCTCAGGACCGGCCTGGTGGCGTCTAAAGATCCGCGTTCTGGCCGTGTACAAGCAGCGGGCAGAGCCTCTGAGCGCGGGAGCCCAGGATGCCTGGGTTCCCCGCGCCGACCTGCTCTGTGGCTGCCTCACCCTCCGTCCTGGGAATGTCTACTTGCTGCTGGGGGGGCCGCCCGAAGGGCCCGACCCCACCCGCCTGGTCCTAGATCACCGTGGGCGCGCCCTGCCCTGGAGACCCCAGTGGGCGCAGACCCTGCGGAGGCGGCAGCGGGAGGAGCGGGCCGGGGGCTGCTCCTGA